A window from Candidatus Methylomirabilis limnetica encodes these proteins:
- a CDS encoding zinc metalloprotease → MAKKQAQLRRSCGAMAAHMMLLETFPAFRANQMRLEGVTGRRRQVAFDGKAIPIVTVKTIVHVIYNTDAQNISSAQIKSQIAALKRDFRATNPDKAGVPAPWNGLVADSRVQFKLVQVTRTKTSIAAFTHDDKVKNASTGGIAPITPKTHLNIWVCALSGGLLGYAQFPGGPMSSDGVVINFQAFGTMGTAQAPFNKGRTATHEVGHYFNLRHIWGDTPDCSGSDMVADTPNCAGPNFGTPTFPKISCGNGPNGDMFVNYMDYTDDAAMFMLTTQQAVRMRAALDTSRNGLK, encoded by the coding sequence ATGGCGAAGAAACAGGCTCAGCTCCGTCGCAGTTGCGGCGCGATGGCCGCGCACATGATGTTGCTGGAGACGTTTCCAGCATTCCGCGCCAACCAGATGCGCCTTGAAGGTGTCACGGGCAGGCGGCGTCAAGTGGCGTTTGACGGTAAGGCCATTCCGATTGTTACCGTAAAGACGATCGTCCACGTCATTTACAATACCGACGCGCAGAATATCTCGAGCGCCCAGATCAAGAGTCAAATCGCCGCACTCAAGCGGGATTTCCGGGCCACCAATCCGGATAAAGCCGGTGTGCCGGCGCCGTGGAATGGCCTCGTAGCCGATTCGCGCGTCCAGTTCAAGCTCGTCCAGGTCACGCGCACGAAGACCAGCATCGCCGCGTTCACGCACGACGACAAAGTCAAGAATGCCTCGACCGGTGGCATCGCGCCGATTACGCCGAAGACGCATCTGAACATCTGGGTGTGCGCCCTGAGCGGTGGGCTGCTTGGCTATGCGCAGTTCCCTGGTGGGCCGATGTCATCGGATGGTGTCGTCATCAACTTTCAGGCATTCGGCACCATGGGGACGGCGCAAGCCCCGTTCAACAAAGGACGCACGGCCACGCACGAGGTCGGACACTATTTCAACCTCCGCCACATCTGGGGCGACACTCCGGACTGCAGCGGTTCGGACATGGTGGCCGATACACCGAACTGCGCCGGACCGAACTTCGGCACGCCCACCTTCCCGAAGATTAGCTGCGGCAACGGGCCCAATGGCGACATGTTCGTCAATTACATGGACTATACCGACGACGCAGCAATGTTCATGTTGACGACCCAGCAGGCGGTGCGAATGCGAGCGGCACTCGATACGAGTCGGAATGGACTGAAGTAG
- a CDS encoding DUF3015 domain-containing protein translates to MVKKAIMVAVAVLFGMQAGLAIAANSDNGPGCGLGKLAWNDYRNQKNIAPQVMMATTNGTFGSQTFGISSGTSGCTNDGKIMADSKTIMFAELNFENLSQEMARGQGEHLASLATLMGIPTDQHGAFFAMTQERYTSLVKAGEASPVAMVKAINEAIAGHPVLAKASSR, encoded by the coding sequence ATGGTGAAGAAAGCGATTATGGTGGCGGTCGCAGTGCTGTTTGGGATGCAGGCAGGTCTTGCGATAGCGGCCAATTCCGACAACGGACCAGGATGTGGTTTGGGCAAGCTCGCCTGGAACGACTACCGTAACCAGAAGAACATTGCCCCGCAGGTCATGATGGCGACGACCAACGGGACCTTCGGCAGCCAAACGTTCGGTATCAGCTCGGGGACCTCCGGCTGTACCAATGATGGCAAGATAATGGCTGACAGCAAGACGATCATGTTCGCCGAATTGAACTTCGAGAATCTCTCCCAGGAGATGGCCCGTGGTCAGGGGGAGCACCTCGCCTCACTGGCGACCTTGATGGGCATACCGACTGATCAGCACGGTGCCTTCTTTGCAATGACCCAAGAGCGTTACACTTCACTGGTCAAGGCGGGTGAAGCTTCTCCGGTGGCTATGGTGAAGGCGATCAATGAAGCCATTGCCGGTCATCCGGTGCTCGCCAAAGCCTCTTCTCGATAA